In the genome of Paenibacillus pabuli, the window CCCAGCTTACCGAACTAAAAGTAAGAGAAGGCAAACTGGATCAGGAGCGATTCTCCAACGAGGAGCAATTGCGGCGTTTGGAGCGCGAAGTGGATTCATTGGTGAAGGATCTTCGTCAAAATCGCACGTTGCTGGCCTCCATGGAAGCCGATCTGAAGAAAACAGAGACAGAGAGTGTTAAACAGATTGAAGACCTTAACCAATACAAGCTGAAAAAAGCGGAATCTGCACAGGAGCTGGACTTCAAGCGTGCGGCCCGAAGCGAGCTGTCGAAGAAGCTTGAACTTGCCGAGAGTGAAACGAAGGAACAGCGCACACAGCTCAAAGCTGTGGAGGAACAGATGCGACAAACAGAAATTTCCGTGAACAGACTTGATGTTGAGTTGGAAAACATTCTGCGCAAGCTGATGGATGAATATGAACTTGGCTATGAACTTGCCAAAGAGCGTTATCCTGTGCCGGAAGATGTGGAAAGCACACAGGCAGAGGTGCAGAAGCTGAAGCGCAGCATTGCAGCTCTCGGTGACGTTAACCTGGGAGCCATCGAGGAATTCCAGCGGGTTAACGAGCGGTATGAGTTCCTCAGCACGCAGAAGAATGACCTGGTCGAAGCCAAAACTACGTTGTATCAGGTTATTCGGGAAATGGAAGACGAGATGGCCAAACGATTCAAGGCGACGTTTGATGCGATTCGCCGGGAGTTCGGTACCGTCTTTACCAAGCTGTTTGGCGGAGGACGCGCTGATCTGGTCCTGATGGATCCTGAGCGATTGCTGGAAACAGGCATTGATATCGTCGCTCAGCCCCCAGGCAAGAAGCTGCAAAACCTGCAGTTATTATCCGGTGGAGAACGAGCGTTGACTGCGATGGCATTGTTATTCGCTATTTTGCATGTTAAACCCGTGCCGTTCTGCGTTCTGGATGAAGTCGAAGCAGCGCTGGATGAAGCCAATGTGGTACGTTTTGCCCAATACTTGCGTGAGTTCTCTGAACAAACACAATTCATCGTGGTTACCCATCGCAAAGGCACAATGGAAGAGGCGGATGTGCTGTATGGCGTTACGATGGAAGAGGGTGGAGTATCCAAGCTCGTTTCGGTTAAACTGGAAGATGAGGAGGCAGTCATTGCCTGATCTTGGAGCAGTTGTCATAGATGAACTCATCTATATATCATTTAAACCAAGAAATGTACACGATGGAGGGGCTTTATGAGTTTTTTTAAAAAGCTGAGAGACAGCATTGCAAGCAAAACGGAGTCGGTTACCAAACAGTTCAAGGACGGGTTGGAAAAGACACGTAAAGGCCTTGTGGAGAAAGTGTCGGATCTCGTTATTCGTCGCAAAAAAATTGACGAGGAATTCTATGAAGAACTGGAAGAGATTCTGATTGGAGCCGACGTAGGTGTCAATACGGTCATGAAACTGATTGAGGATCTGCGTGATGAAGTCAAAAAACGCAAAATTGAGGATGCAGCTGAACTACAGCCTGTGTTGTCTGAAAAATTGACGGATTTGCTCCGCGGCGAGCAGAACAATGAACTGAAAATGAATCCGGATGGCATCACGGTCATTTTGTTTGTTGGTGTTAATGGTGTTGGTAAAACAACAACGATTGGTAAGCTGGCCCATCGCTTCAAACAGCAGGGCAAAAAGGTCATTATGGCAGCAGGCGACACGTTCCGTGCCGGAGCGATTGAACAACTCGAAGTATGGGGACAACGTGCCGGCGTGGAAGTCATCAAGCAACAATCAGGTTCTGACCCTGCCGCTGTAATGTATGATGCGGTACAGGCTGCGAAGCAGCGGGGTGCTGATGTATTGCTCTGTGATACAGCGGGCCGGTTGCAAAATAAATCCAACCTGATGGACGAGCTCAACAAAATCTATCGTGTCATTCAACGTGAGATTCCGGAAGCGCCTCATGAAGTATTAATGGTGCTGGATGCAACTACAGGTCAGAATGCGCTCAATCAGGCCAAACTCTTCGGAGAGAAGAGCGGGGTAACCGGGCTGGTGCTGACGAAGCTGGATGGTACAGCCAAAGGTGGTATTGTTGTTGCAATTCGTCAGGAGTTGGATCTGCCTGTGAAGCTGGTCGGACTTGGTGAGAAAATTGACGATCTTCAGCCATTCGACTCGGAGCAATTTGTGCATGCGTTGTTTGCCGGACTGATCCAGGAACAGCCAGCTGAAAGTGTTGAAGAAGAGGAAGCTAATTCCTAGAACCAATAAATAGAATGAAATAATAGCGTTAACCGTATTGCCAGTGATAGACGTGATAAGTGTCACGTGTAATGTCACTGGCAATACGTGTATAATGGGAATAAAGAAGGCAAGGCTAAAGGGCTAGAAAGGACGGTTGAAATGGCCAATACCTATACCTATTCCCGCCGTGAGGAAGTCGCCAATGCGATAACTCATGGAATCGGTGCTGTACTCAGTGTAGCTGCACTGGTGCTGTTGATTGTATTCTCCAGTATGA includes:
- the ftsY gene encoding signal recognition particle-docking protein FtsY produces the protein MSFFKKLRDSIASKTESVTKQFKDGLEKTRKGLVEKVSDLVIRRKKIDEEFYEELEEILIGADVGVNTVMKLIEDLRDEVKKRKIEDAAELQPVLSEKLTDLLRGEQNNELKMNPDGITVILFVGVNGVGKTTTIGKLAHRFKQQGKKVIMAAGDTFRAGAIEQLEVWGQRAGVEVIKQQSGSDPAAVMYDAVQAAKQRGADVLLCDTAGRLQNKSNLMDELNKIYRVIQREIPEAPHEVLMVLDATTGQNALNQAKLFGEKSGVTGLVLTKLDGTAKGGIVVAIRQELDLPVKLVGLGEKIDDLQPFDSEQFVHALFAGLIQEQPAESVEEEEANS